A genomic stretch from Chloroflexota bacterium includes:
- a CDS encoding RNA polymerase sigma factor — MYNSEERVTDLLRAALGGDDSAVEALFRQFSPAVFRLAASLLNDADDAEEVTQDTFVYALKNLGHYDPARSALQTWLFTIAVSRCRNKRRRKWLETVPLAWFARHESRRGSIRSLEDWLAARGVQRELWAAVQALSPKLREAVLLRFVGDLPYAEIGEAVGCGAKAAESRVRTGIVALRKQLAAPGAPQEEWLEALDAT, encoded by the coding sequence GTGTATAACTCTGAAGAACGTGTGACCGACTTGCTTCGCGCCGCCCTGGGGGGCGACGACTCGGCGGTGGAGGCCCTCTTCCGGCAGTTCAGCCCGGCGGTGTTCCGGCTGGCGGCCAGCTTGCTCAACGACGCCGACGATGCCGAGGAAGTGACTCAGGATACGTTTGTGTACGCGCTGAAGAATCTGGGCCACTACGACCCGGCCCGCTCGGCGCTTCAGACCTGGCTCTTCACCATTGCCGTTAGCCGGTGCCGCAACAAGCGGCGGCGCAAGTGGCTGGAGACCGTGCCACTGGCGTGGTTTGCCCGCCACGAATCGCGGCGCGGCTCAATCCGTTCGCTGGAAGACTGGCTGGCGGCGCGAGGCGTTCAGCGCGAACTGTGGGCGGCGGTGCAAGCCCTCTCACCCAAACTGCGCGAAGCCGTCCTACTGCGCTTCGTCGGCGACCTGCCTTACGCCGAAATTGGCGAGGCCGTTGGTTGCGGCGCAAAAGCCGCTGAGTCTCGGGTGCGAACCGGCATTGTGGCGCTCAGGAAACAGTTGGCGGCTCCGGGCGCCCCGCAAGAGGAGTGGCTGGAGGCGCTGGACGCGACTTGA
- a CDS encoding zf-HC2 domain-containing protein, translated as MEHVSEELLLVYIENRLGPEARARVNSHLRECEVCRAEAAEARQTHAALKIAAQALSRLPLPPLAWAGVRDRLGRPGILPAVRRSWQVAASTAVVVMALVSNLTLNAARAATPSVPAIQTPAAHSIVLDTATVEATRDLPLTDSTFTPTLTPGPGATN; from the coding sequence ATGGAACACGTTTCTGAAGAACTACTACTGGTTTACATTGAAAATCGGCTCGGACCTGAGGCGCGGGCGCGAGTCAACTCGCATTTGCGCGAGTGCGAAGTCTGCCGGGCCGAGGCCGCCGAAGCCCGGCAAACGCACGCGGCTCTGAAGATTGCCGCCCAGGCCTTGTCGCGTTTGCCATTGCCACCTCTGGCCTGGGCAGGCGTGCGCGACCGGCTTGGCCGCCCCGGCATTTTGCCCGCCGTCCGACGGTCGTGGCAAGTGGCGGCCAGCACAGCGGTGGTGGTGATGGCCCTGGTTTCCAACCTCACGCTCAACGCCGCGCGGGCGGCGACGCCCAGCGTCCCGGCCATTCAGACTCCTGCCGCCCATAGCATCGTTTTGGACACGGCAACGGTTGAAGCGACTCGTGACTTGCCGCTCACCGACTCTACGTTTACGCCGACGCTGACCCCCGGGCCGGGAGCAACGAATTAA